A stretch of DNA from Streptomyces sp. NBC_01197:
ACACTCTGGAGGAGGAGTTCCGGCGCGTGCGCCGCGACGGATTCTCGCTGGACGACGAGGAGTTCCTGCCCGGCCTGGTGTGCGTGGCCGTCCTCGTGCCGGCCGCGGGCGCCCGTTCCAATATGTGTGTCGCCGTGCAGGCACCCGCCGTACGGCTCACCGCGGACAAGGCCCTGCAGGTCCTGCCCGCGCTCCAGCGCGCCGCCGCGGCGATCAGCCGCATCGAGGCGGAGGGAACGCCGGACGGCTCCACCGACTCCCCCTGACGAAGGGCATTCCCCATGACGACCTGTACCACGACCGCGGGCCGCGCCGAGGGCGCGGCGGAGGGCGAGCCCGCTTCCCCGGCGGAAGGACCGGACGTCCGGCTGGCCGTGAAGGACGTGTTCGGCATCGACTCGCCCCTCACGGTTCCCGCGTTCGCCGAACCGTCCGAGCACGTGCCCGAGACCGACCCCGCCTACCGTTTCAACCCCGATGTGACCCTGGCGCTGCTGGCCGGCTTCACACACAACCGGCGGGTGCTGGTCCAGGGGCTGCACGGCACCGGTAAGTCCACCCATATCGAGCAGGTGGCGGCCCGGCTCAACTGGCCCTGCGTACGCGTCAATCTGGACGGCCACCTCAGCCGCCTCGACCTCGTCGGCAAGGACGCGGTGGTGCTGCGCGAAGGCCGCCAGGTGACCGCCTTCCAGGAAGGGATCATCCCGTGGGCGCTGCGCCGGCCGGTCGCCCTGATCCTCGACGAGTACGACGCGGGGCGCCCGGACGTCATGTTCATCATCCAGCGCCTGCTGGAACGCGAGGGCAGGTTCACCCTGCTGGACCAGAACACGGTGCTGCGCCCCCATCCGCAGTTCCGGCTGTTCGCCACGGCGAACACCGTGGGTCTGGGCAACCTCAACGGGCTCTACCACGGGGCGCAGCGCCTCAACCACGCGCAGATCGACCGCTGGAACATCGTGGCGGCCCTCAACTACCTGCCCGCCGACGAGGAAACGGCCATCGTACGGGCCAGGGTCCCGGCCTTCGCCGACGAGGCGGGACGTGAGCTGGTGACCGCGATGGTGGCGGTCGCCGCGCTGACGCGTGCGGGGTTCCGCGCGGGCGATCTGTCGACGCTGATGTCTCCCCGTACGGTCATCACGTGGGCGGAGAACACCGAGATATTCGGCAACTGCGCCGCCGCCTTCCGGCTGTCCTTCCTCAACCGCTGTGACGAGGACGAACGCCATGTGGTGGCCGAGTACTTCCAGCGCTGTTTCGGCCGGGAGCCCGAGGAGCCGGGACGGGTGTCCGGTCACGGCCCGCTCGCCGGCGAGCCGGCCCGGGGCGCCTGACATGGGCGCCACCCAGGCCGCGGTCCGCCACCGGCAGCAGGTCCAGGAGCTGTGCGGGGCGGCGGTCCGCGCTCTGTGCGATGTCCCGGATCTGTACTTCCGCGGCGGGCGGCCGCACCGAGGGCGGCAGGCGCTCCCGGTGTTCGCACCGCATCTGTATCCCTCCGCGCAGGACGACTTCGGCTCCTTCCGGGGAGCGGCGGACGGCCTGGCGCTGCGTCTCGCCCACTCCGACCAGGAGTTGCACCGGCGGCTGTGCCCTGACGGCCGGACGGCGCGGCTGGTCTTCGAGATGCTGGAGCAGTTCCGGGCCGAGTCGCTGGCGCCCGCGCACCTGCCCGGGATGGAGCGCAACCTCCAGCACCGCCACGAGCAGTGGTCGCTCGCGTTCCACCAGTCGGGGCTGACCGAGACGGCGACCGGTCTTCTCCTGCACACGGTCGCGCAGGTGTGCAGGGCCAGGATCACCGGGCGCCCGGTCGTCGAGGAGACCGAGGGGGCCATCGAGGCCACCCGCGGCGCCCTGGCCCCGCTGATCGGCCACGAGCTTGCGGGGCTGCGCCAGGACCGCTTCGACCAGGCCCGGTTCGCCGTGCACGCGCTGGCGATCGCCCGTGTTGTGGCGGGGATGACCGCTTCCGCCGGGGCCGCCGCCCGCCGGGGCCGCGCGGAGCGCGCCGACGACGTACGGCCCGCTCCCGCGCGCAACGGATTCACTTTGCTGACGGAGTTCGACGACGGCCCGGCAGGCAGCGCCACCGCGCTCCACGGCACGGACACCGGCGAGGGCGACGGCTACCGCGTCTTCACCACCGCCTACGACCGGGAGCGGCGCGCGGGCACTCTGGTGCGCCCCGAGGCGCTGGCCGGCTACCGCGAGCGGCTCGACCGCCGGATCGCCTCGCAGGGTGTCAATCTCTCCGGTATCACACGGGAGTTGACGGCGCGGCTCGCATCTCCCGTGACCCGGGGCTGGGACGGCGCGCAGGAAGAGGGGTACGTCGACGGCCGGATGCTGGCCCGGCTGATCGGATCTCCCACCGAGCGGCGAGTGTTCAGGGCCGAGCGGACCGAGCCGGCGACCGACGCGAGGGTGACGTTCCTGATCGACTGCTCGGGCTCCATGAAGGAGTACGGCGAATCGCTCGCCCTGCTGGTCGATGTGTTCGCCAGGGCGCTGGACCGGGCCGGGGCGGAGTGCGAGATCCTGGGCTTCACCACCGGAGCCTGGAACGGCGGCCGGGCCCGGCGCGACTGGCTGCGCGCCGGACGGCCGCCGCGCCCCGGGCGGCTCAACGAGCAGTGCCACCTGGTGTTCAAGGACGCCGGAACGCCATGGCGCACCGCCCGCCGGGACATCGCCGCCCTGCTGAAGCCGGACCTCTTCCGCGAGGGCGTGGACGGCGAAGCAGTGGCCTGGGCGGCCCGCCGCGCCGAGGGCACGGCGGCGGAGCGCGGCCCCGGGAGCCGGCGGCTGCTGTTCGTGCTGTCGGACGGCGGCCCCATGGACACCGCGACACAGCTCGCCAACGACCGCCACTTCCTCGACCGGCACCTCAAGGACGTGGTGGCGCGGTACGAGCAGTCCGGCGCGGTCGAGGTCCACGGAGTGGGGCTGGGGCTCGACCTGAGCCCGTACTACCGCACGTCACGTGTCCTGGACCTCTCGCGGGGTCCGGACAACGGGGTGTTCCGGGAGATCCTCGGCCTGATCGGCTGACGGAGCGGTCTGGCCGCTCGGGTGAGGCCGAGTGGCCTTTCAGGGGAGGAGGGGCCCGGTGGTGAGGGGAAGTACCGCGACGCCGGCCAGGCCGAGGGCGAGGGCGAGGGCGATTGCGCCGGCGGTGTAAGCGGTGGCGGCGGTCCAGCGGCCCTGGACGGCCTGCGTGCCGGCGGGTGCGGTGGCGGTGGCGGCGAAGCGGGGGGCGAGCCAGCGCAGGTAATAGAAGAGGGAAGCGACGGTGTTGACGACGGCGAGAGCAGCGAGCCACGGGCAGCCGCCCTCGACGGCCGCGCTGAAGATCTCCAGTTTGCCGAGGAAGACGCCGGTGGGCGGGGTGCCCACCAGGCCGAGCAGGCAGACGACGAGGACGGCGGCGAGGCCGGGGGGGGTGGGTGAGACCGCGGTAGTCCTGGAGCGTGCGGGCGTGGGGGAGTTCGGTGACGACGGCGAAGGCGCCGAGGTTGGTGGCGGCGTAGGCGGCCAGGTAGAACAGCAGACTCCTCTGCGCGAGGTCACTGCGCGTGGCCACGGCCAGGGCCAGGGCCATCAGGAGGTAGCCGACCTGGCTGATGGTGGAGTACGCGAGCAGACGCTTCACGGACGTCTGAAAGAACGCGGCGAGGTTGCCCAGAGTCATGGTGACCGCGGCGAGAACGGCCAGCAGCAGGGGCCAGTTGACGTCCGAGCCGGCCAGTGCCTGGTGAAGGAGGCGGTATCCGGCGATCAGGCCGCCGAACTGCGCCGGGGGCACTGCCGGTGCTCTTGCGCTTCTTGTCGGTGGCGGGGACCACCTTGCCCGTCGGGGCTGACAAGGGAAGGGGTGCCGTTGGAGCCGCTGTCGGCAGGCGCAGCTCAGGCCCCCGCCAGCATCCTCTCCACCAGCCCGCCCAGGATGCTGATCCCCGGGTCGATCGCGCGTACCTGCGGGGCCGCGAAGCCGATCCGGAAGTGGTTCAGCGGCGGCTGCCCGGAGAGGAAGTAGATGTCGCCGCGCTCGATGAGCACGCCGCGCCGCTGGGCCAGCTCCACCAGTCTGCGGCAGTCCAGTTCGCGGGGCCCGGTCATCCACAGACTCACCCCGCCGGGCGACGGCGTGGTGTGCCAGGGCAGATGGGTGTTCACTGCGGCGGTGACGGCCTCCCACTTGCGCATCAGCTGGCCGCGGTAGCGGCGTACGGCGCGGTGGTACTCGCCGGACTGGATGAGCAGCGCGAGGGCGCGCTGGATGTGCCCGGACGGGTGCCGTACGGAGTAGCGCCGCAAGTCCCGCAGTTCCCTGATGAGTTCGCGGGAGGCCACCACGTACCCCATGCGAAGTCCCGGTGCCAGGAACTTCGAGAACGTGCCCAGATAGACGACCTGGCCGGTGCTGTCCAGTCCCTTCAGCGCGGGTGTCGGGCTGCCCTGGTAGCGGAACTCGCTGTCGTAGTCGTCCTCGACGATGACCGTGCCGCTCTCGCGTACCAGCGAGAGCAGTTCCCTGCGCCGGCCGATGCTCAGCGTGACGTTGGTCGGATGGTGGTGGGACGGCGTCACATGCAGCAGGTCCACCCCGGCCAGACCGGCCGGCGGTACCACCCCGGCGGCGGTGACCGGCAGCGGGAGCAGCCGGGCCCCGGCCCGTACGAAGATGTGCCGGGCGTCCAGATAGCCGGGGTCCTCCACGGCCACGGTGGAGCCGGTTCCCAGCAGGGCCCGGCTCAGCAGATCCAGCCCCTGCTGGGATCCCACGGTGACCAGGATCTCGTCCGGGGTCGCTTCCACCCCGCGCGCGGGCAGCAGTTGACGGCAGAGCATCTCGACCAGCAGCGGATCGTCGGCGGCGATGCTGTCCTGGAGGCTGTACTGGGCGTGCGGCTGGTAGAGGGCCTCGTTGAGCGCTCTGGACCAGTCGCGGGCGGGAAAGGCCCGCAGGTCCACCTGCCCGGCGAGGAACGGGTACGGGTAGTCGGCCCAGTCGGGCAGTTTCTCGATGTGCGGCAGCCGGTCCTCGGGGTGGCCGCGCAGCCGCGCCCCCCAGTCGAAACGCTCGGCCGGCGGGCGCTCCTCCACCGCGCAGTAGGGACGCATCTCGCGGTTGACGAAGATCCCCTGCCGTTCGCGGCTCTCCACGAACCCCTCGGCGACCAGCTCCTGGTAGGCCGCGTTGACGGTGTTGCGGGACAGGCTCAGCTCCCGGGCCAGCTCCCGTGACGACGGCAGCCTCCGCTCGGCGTCGATGGTGCCGACGGCGATGCCGTGTTCGAGCGCTTTGCGGATCTGCCGGTAGAGCGGCTCCCCCGACGTCCGGTCGATCTCGATCAATGTACGTGGCATACGCGCCTCCTGCGGATGACGTGGGCCGCGCGCGGCCCACCGGGCCGGGCCCCGGGCGCGGTACTCCGCTGTCCCCATCCAGCAGGCCGTTTCCGGGCCGCGTGGGGGTACCAGCTGACCGGGAGCGTAGCCGTACAACAGCCTTTACTCCAGAGGTCGGGCCGGGTGAGATGCCGGGATCGCGATTCCGTCCTGGACCCCTCGGGCGGGGCAGAACTGGCGCTTTCCCCCGGACCAGCCGGTCGGCACTCTGGTGGTGCACTCAGCACGGTGTGCCCGGTCGGGGCACCCGTCCGCACTGCGGGTGAGCCGTTTCCGGGTCTGCCCCGGCACGGCTCCAGCGCTCCGGCACGAGCCGCCGGCGCCCCGCATCACCGAGGGGAGATCATCGTGAAGATCGGGATTCCGCGCGAGGTCAAGAACCACGAGTACCGGGTGGCCATCACTCCCCCCGGCGTCCATGAGCTGGTCCGGGCCGGCCACACCGTCCAGGTCGAGAAGGACGCCGGCACCGGCTCGTCGATCGCCGACGCCGACTACGTCCGGGCCGGCGCCACGATCGTGCCGACCGCCGACGAGGTCTGGGCGGATTCGGAGCTGGTACTGAAGGTCAAGGAGCCCATCGCGGAGGAGTACCACCGCATGCGCGCCGGCCAGACACTCTTCACCTACCTGCATCTGGCGGCCTCCAAGGAGTGCACCGACGCGATGCTGGATTCCGGGATCACCGGGGTGGCGTACGAGACGGTGCAGGCGGTCGACGGCTCGCTGCCGCTGCTCTTCCCGATGTCCGAGGTGGCCGGCCGGCTGGCGCCGCAGGCCGGCGCCCACCACCTCACCCGGGCGGCGGGCGGGCGCGGCGTACTCATGGGAGGCGTCTCGGGAACCCGTCCCGCCAAAGTCGTCGTCATCGGCGCCGGGGTCTCCGGGATGAACGCGGTGGCGGTGGCCACCGGTATGTGGGCCGACGTGGTGCTGCTCGACAAGAACATCGACAAGCTGCGGGCCGCCGACCGGATGTACGGGGGCCGGATCACCACCGTCGCCTCCAACGCGTACGAGGTCGAAGCCGCTGTTCTGGACGCCGATCTCGTCATCGGCGCGGTACTCGTCCCGGGCGCCAGGGCGCCGAGGCTGATCTCCAACGAGCTGGTCTCGCGCATGAAGCCGGGCTCGGTCCTCGTCGATATCGCCATCGACCAGGGCGGCTGCTTCGAGGACTCCCGGGCGACCACCCACGCGGACCCGGTCTACCGCGTGCACGACTCGGTCTTCTACTGCGTCGCCAACATGCCCGGCGCGGTGCCGAACACCTCCACCTACGCACTGACCAACGTCACGCTCCCGTACGTCCTGAACATCGCGAACAACGGGATCGCCGCCGCCGCTGAGTCGGACGGCGCCATCGAGCGCGGCATCAACATCGTGGGCGGCCAGGTCACCTACCGCCCGGTGGCCGAGGCGCACGGTCTCAAGTACGTCGAGGCCGCCCAGGCGCTCGGCTGAGCCGCCACCGCGCTCGCCCTGGCGGCATCCGCGGGCCGGCTCAACTGCCGCCGCGGCCAAGCACATCCGCAGTCCACCGCACACCACCCGCCCGGCGGCCGCCGGGCCAGGAGGGGAGATCCATCGTGACCACCGAGTCCGCGTTCCGTGCCAGGGCGCAGCGCCATCTGGGCCAGCACTTCACCCGCCAGGACGTCTGGCAGAGCGCCGAGTTGCCGGTCTTCGTCCGCGGCGAGGGATGCCATCTGTACGACGAGCAGGGCCGGCGTTTCCTCGACGGTCTGGCGGGCCTGTTCTGCGTGAACATGGGGCACAGCCGCCGCGACATCGTCACGGCCGCCACCCGGCAGATGGAGACACTGGCCTACTCGACCAACTGGGGCGCCGCGCACCCGCCTGCCGTGGAAGCGGCGAGCCTGATCGCGGAGCTGGCCCCCGGCGACCTGGATGTCACGTGGTTCGTGAACTCCGGCTCGGAGGCCGTCGAAACGGCGATCAAGTTCGCCCGGCAGTACCACCGCAGCCAGGGCCACACCGAGCGTACGAAGATCATCAGCCGTAACATGTCGTACCACGGCGTCACCCTGGGCGCCCTGTCCGTCACCGGCCTGCCGAAGATCCGCGATCCGTTCCTGCCACTGCTGCCCGGCATCCGGCATGTGCCCAACACGCTCGGCCTCACCGGCGACTGCGGACCGGCCGAGGAGCTGGAGTGCGTGCGGGCGATCGAGGCCGCCATCCTGGAAGAGGGCCCCGAGACCGTCGCGGCCGTCTTCGCCGAGCCGGTGCAGAACGGGCGCGGCGCGCTGGTCCCGCCGGACGGGTACTGGCGCGAACTGCGCAGGATCTGCGACAAGTACGGGGTCCTGCTCGTCGCCGACGAGGTCATCTGCTCCTTCGGGCGGCTGGGCCACTGGTTCGGCAGCGGTTACTTCGGCGTGGTGCCGGACATGATCACCTTCGCCAAGGGCTCCACTTCCGGCTACGCCCCGCTCGGCGGCATGATCGCCCGTGAGCCGCTGGTCCGAGGGCTCTACGACGCTCCCGGCGGCGGCACGTTCACGCACGGCGCCACCTGGGGCGGGCACCCGGTGTCCACCGCCGTCGCGGTCGCCAACATCACCGCGATGCGGGACGAGAAGGTCCTGGACAACGTCGGCAGCCTCGGGCCCGAACTCCGCGCGGGCCTCGAAGAGATCAAGCGGCGCCACCGCGTCGTCAAGGACGTGCGGGGCATGGGCTTCTTCTACGCGGTCGAGCTGACCGCCGACCGTGACACCGGGCGCGAGCTCAGCCCTGAGCAGTCACAGAAGGTGCTGCGCGAGGTCCTCCCGCAGGCATTCAGGAAGACCGGGGTCATCCTGCGCCCGGACGACCGCGGCGCGACGATGCTGATGATCTCGCCGCCGCTGGTGGCGGACCGGGAGGTGCTCGACGAGCTGCTCGCGGGGGTCGACGTGATGATCGGCGACGTCCAGAAGAGCGTCGCCGGCTGACGAGAAGCAGCCGTACGCCGGTGCGGGGAGGGGAATGGCCCTCCCCGCACCGGCTGCCGTGCTGCACACCCTCTGCGCACAACAGACGCACCCTCTGTGAACACAACTGCGCACTCTCACACACTTTTTCCGTTCCATGGCCGGAATTCCACCCCCGTTGCCCCTCGTGGCTACGCTGGGGCACTTCCCGCGGAACAGGCACGGGACCAGCACCCGGGGCCTGGTACCCGGTCGGCGGCCCGTTCTGGATCTTCCTCACACATCCACTTTTCGGCCAGCATTCCGGGCACTGCTGAATTTCCCTACGGCAGCTCCACGCACTTTCCGACATAAGGGGTCCCCGTGGCAGAGAACAACGGGTCCGGCGAGATCGGACGCGAAGAGACCGGAGGGGCCGGACTCCGGAGCGAACTCAAACAGCGGCACATGACTCTGATCGCCCTGGGCGGGGTGATCGGAGCAGGGCTCTTCGTCGGCAGCGGAGTGGTGATCGACGAGACCGGGCCGGCCGCGATCATCTCGTTCCTGCTGGCCGGCGGGCTCGTCATCCTCGTCATGCGGATGCTCGGTGAAATGGCCGTGGCCCGCCCGGCTGTCGGCTCCTTCTACGCCTACGCCCGGCTCGCCCTGGGCAACTGGGGCGGCTTCACGATCGGCTGGCTCTACTGGTACTTCTGGGTCAACGTGGTCGCTCTGGAAGCAGTGGCGGGCGCCAGCCAGATCCACGCCTGGCTGCCCGGGATCCCGTTGTGGGTGGTCAGCCTCTGCCTGATGGTGCTGCTCACCGGGGTCAACATGTTCTCGGTGCGGTCGTTCGGGGAGTTCGAGTACTGGTTCTCCTCGATCAAAGTCGCCGCCATCACCGTCTTCCTCGTCGTCGGCCTGGTCTTCGTCCTCGGCCTGTGGCCCGGCGCCCATGCCGACGTCGGCAATCTGACCCAGCACCACGGCTTCGCCCCGCACGGCATCGGCGCGATCCTCACTGCCGTCATTCCCGCGGTCGGCTTCTTCACCGGCGCGGAGATCGCCGCGCTGGCCGCCGCCGAGTCCAAGAACCCGCAGCGCAGTGTGGCCAGGGCGACCCGCTCGGTCGTACTGCGTGTCCTGCTGTTCTACGTGGGCTCGATCTTCCTCGTCATCGCGATCGTGCCGTGGAACGATCCGTCGGTGGCGCAGGGCCCGTACGTGGCTACGCTCCAGCACATCGGGATTTCCGGCGCCGGCAACCTCATGCGGGTTCTGATCCTGGTCGCGGTGCTCTCGTCGCTCAACGCCGGCCTCTACAGCGCCTCCCGGATCGTGTTCGCCCTGACCAGGAACAACGACGCACCGCACAGCCTGACCAAGCTCAGCAAGCGGGGCGTACCCCGGCGCGCGATCCTGCTCGCGACGGTGCTCGGCTATGTGTCGGTGATCATCGCGTATGTCTCGCCGGACGCCGTGTTCTCCTTCATCGTCCACTCCTACGGCGCGGTCGCGCTCTTCGTCTATCTCCTGGTCGCCCTCTCCCAAGTGCGCTTGCGGCGGCGGCTGGAGCGCGAGGATCCGGGGTCGCTCACGCTGAAGATGTGGTGCTTCCCGTATCTGAGCTGGTGCACCATCGCGGCGATGGCCGTGGTGATCGTCGCGATGGCGGTCCTGCCGGCCACCCGTTCCGACTTCGCCGCCAGTGTGCTGACACTCGCGGTGGTCCTGGGCGCGTACGGAATCCGCGCGTACCGGTCACGCCGTCAGGCGCGTGCGGACGCCGGGCCCGCCGAGACCGGCCCCGAACCCGTGTCCGAGCCTGTGCTGGACACCCAGAAGTGACCACGCCTTTGTGCACCATGGGCCAGGGCGGTGCGACGCGCACCGCCCTGGCCTGCGTCCGCGCAACGGGAGCCGGGTCCACCCCCGTACGACCGGTCGTCACCGGCCGCGAGGAGGACGGATCGGCTGCCGCGGTCAGCTGACACAGGTCGCCGCCGCCTCCCGGTCAGGGCGACGGCGGCTTCACGGCCGGTAGGGGTTCAGCGGAGGTGCCGGGCCAGGAGCTGGGCGAGGTGGTCGCCGGAGCGGCCGGTGAGGCTGTCGAGCTGGGTACGGCAGCTGAAGCCGTCGGCGAGGATCGTGTCGTCCGGGGCGGCCCGGCGGACCGCGGGCAGCAGTTGCTGTCCGGCCACCGCGACGGAGACGTCGTGGTGGCCCTGTTCGACGCCGAAGTTGCCCGCGAGGCCGCAGCACCCACCCAGCCGTTCGACCGTGGCGCCGGCCGTCCGCAGCAGGTCGGCGTCCGCTTCCCAGCCCATGACGGCGTGGTGATGGCAGTGCGGCTGGGCGACGGCGGTGGTGCCGGTCAGGTCGGGCGGGGTCCAGTCCGGAGTCCCGCCGAGCAGTTCGGCCAGCGTGCTGGTGGCCGCGGCGACCTCCGCCACGGCTTTCCCGTCCGTGTCGCCCCCGTCCTCCCCCTCCCCGACTCCGAGGAGTTCGGCGGCGTCGGCGCGGAGCACAGCGGTACAGGAGGGCTCAAGGCCGACCACCAGCGCGCCGGCCCGCACGTATGGCGCCAGCGCTCGCACCGTGGCGCGTATCTGCCGCCGGGCGCCGTCCAGTTGGCCGGTGGAGATCCAGGTCAGACCGCAGCATACGGGCCGTTCGGTGACGGTGACCCGGTACCCGGCGTCCTCCAGGACGGCCACCGCCGCGATACCGGTCGCAGGAGAGAAGGCGTCGGTGAAGGTGTCGACGAAGAGGACCACATCACCGTGGCGCGGGTTACGAGGCTCCGCCGGGCGCCGGGCGAACCAGCTGCGGAACGTCTCGGGTGCGAACGCGGGCAGCTGGCGGCGCGGGTCGACTCCGGCGGCGCGGACGAGGAGCGGGTGCAGAGCCCGCGAGCGCATCACCAGGTTCGCCAGCCGGGTGAGGCCGGGCAGCCTCCGCACCAGGCGCGCCCAGCGGGGGAGCCAGCCGAGGGCGTAGTGGCTGCGCGGGCGCGGCCGGCGGCGGTATTTCTGGTGGAGCGCCTCCGCCTTGTACGCGGCCATGTCGACCCCTGTCGGGCAGTCCGACGAGCAGCCCTTGCAGGACAGACAGAGGTCGAGCGCGTCGTGCAGGGCCGGGGAGCGCCAGCCGTCCGGCCCGAGCCGCCCGGAGACAACGTCCTGCAGGACCCTGGCCCGGCCGCGGGTGGAGTCCTTCTCCTCGCGCGTGGCCAGGTAGCTGGGGCACATCACACCGCCGGTCGCGGTGGTGTCGGCGCGGCATTTGCCGACCCCGGTGCAGCGGT
This window harbors:
- a CDS encoding AAA family ATPase, which produces MTTCTTTAGRAEGAAEGEPASPAEGPDVRLAVKDVFGIDSPLTVPAFAEPSEHVPETDPAYRFNPDVTLALLAGFTHNRRVLVQGLHGTGKSTHIEQVAARLNWPCVRVNLDGHLSRLDLVGKDAVVLREGRQVTAFQEGIIPWALRRPVALILDEYDAGRPDVMFIIQRLLEREGRFTLLDQNTVLRPHPQFRLFATANTVGLGNLNGLYHGAQRLNHAQIDRWNIVAALNYLPADEETAIVRARVPAFADEAGRELVTAMVAVAALTRAGFRAGDLSTLMSPRTVITWAENTEIFGNCAAAFRLSFLNRCDEDERHVVAEYFQRCFGREPEEPGRVSGHGPLAGEPARGA
- a CDS encoding cobaltochelatase CobT-related protein, yielding MGATQAAVRHRQQVQELCGAAVRALCDVPDLYFRGGRPHRGRQALPVFAPHLYPSAQDDFGSFRGAADGLALRLAHSDQELHRRLCPDGRTARLVFEMLEQFRAESLAPAHLPGMERNLQHRHEQWSLAFHQSGLTETATGLLLHTVAQVCRARITGRPVVEETEGAIEATRGALAPLIGHELAGLRQDRFDQARFAVHALAIARVVAGMTASAGAAARRGRAERADDVRPAPARNGFTLLTEFDDGPAGSATALHGTDTGEGDGYRVFTTAYDRERRAGTLVRPEALAGYRERLDRRIASQGVNLSGITRELTARLASPVTRGWDGAQEEGYVDGRMLARLIGSPTERRVFRAERTEPATDARVTFLIDCSGSMKEYGESLALLVDVFARALDRAGAECEILGFTTGAWNGGRARRDWLRAGRPPRPGRLNEQCHLVFKDAGTPWRTARRDIAALLKPDLFREGVDGEAVAWAARRAEGTAAERGPGSRRLLFVLSDGGPMDTATQLANDRHFLDRHLKDVVARYEQSGAVEVHGVGLGLDLSPYYRTSRVLDLSRGPDNGVFREILGLIG
- the pdxR gene encoding MocR-like pyridoxine biosynthesis transcription factor PdxR, whose protein sequence is MPRTLIEIDRTSGEPLYRQIRKALEHGIAVGTIDAERRLPSSRELARELSLSRNTVNAAYQELVAEGFVESRERQGIFVNREMRPYCAVEERPPAERFDWGARLRGHPEDRLPHIEKLPDWADYPYPFLAGQVDLRAFPARDWSRALNEALYQPHAQYSLQDSIAADDPLLVEMLCRQLLPARGVEATPDEILVTVGSQQGLDLLSRALLGTGSTVAVEDPGYLDARHIFVRAGARLLPLPVTAAGVVPPAGLAGVDLLHVTPSHHHPTNVTLSIGRRRELLSLVRESGTVIVEDDYDSEFRYQGSPTPALKGLDSTGQVVYLGTFSKFLAPGLRMGYVVASRELIRELRDLRRYSVRHPSGHIQRALALLIQSGEYHRAVRRYRGQLMRKWEAVTAAVNTHLPWHTTPSPGGVSLWMTGPRELDCRRLVELAQRRGVLIERGDIYFLSGQPPLNHFRIGFAAPQVRAIDPGISILGGLVERMLAGA
- the ald gene encoding alanine dehydrogenase, encoding MKIGIPREVKNHEYRVAITPPGVHELVRAGHTVQVEKDAGTGSSIADADYVRAGATIVPTADEVWADSELVLKVKEPIAEEYHRMRAGQTLFTYLHLAASKECTDAMLDSGITGVAYETVQAVDGSLPLLFPMSEVAGRLAPQAGAHHLTRAAGGRGVLMGGVSGTRPAKVVVIGAGVSGMNAVAVATGMWADVVLLDKNIDKLRAADRMYGGRITTVASNAYEVEAAVLDADLVIGAVLVPGARAPRLISNELVSRMKPGSVLVDIAIDQGGCFEDSRATTHADPVYRVHDSVFYCVANMPGAVPNTSTYALTNVTLPYVLNIANNGIAAAAESDGAIERGINIVGGQVTYRPVAEAHGLKYVEAAQALG
- a CDS encoding aspartate aminotransferase family protein, with the translated sequence MTTESAFRARAQRHLGQHFTRQDVWQSAELPVFVRGEGCHLYDEQGRRFLDGLAGLFCVNMGHSRRDIVTAATRQMETLAYSTNWGAAHPPAVEAASLIAELAPGDLDVTWFVNSGSEAVETAIKFARQYHRSQGHTERTKIISRNMSYHGVTLGALSVTGLPKIRDPFLPLLPGIRHVPNTLGLTGDCGPAEELECVRAIEAAILEEGPETVAAVFAEPVQNGRGALVPPDGYWRELRRICDKYGVLLVADEVICSFGRLGHWFGSGYFGVVPDMITFAKGSTSGYAPLGGMIAREPLVRGLYDAPGGGTFTHGATWGGHPVSTAVAVANITAMRDEKVLDNVGSLGPELRAGLEEIKRRHRVVKDVRGMGFFYAVELTADRDTGRELSPEQSQKVLREVLPQAFRKTGVILRPDDRGATMLMISPPLVADREVLDELLAGVDVMIGDVQKSVAG
- a CDS encoding amino acid permease, which codes for MAENNGSGEIGREETGGAGLRSELKQRHMTLIALGGVIGAGLFVGSGVVIDETGPAAIISFLLAGGLVILVMRMLGEMAVARPAVGSFYAYARLALGNWGGFTIGWLYWYFWVNVVALEAVAGASQIHAWLPGIPLWVVSLCLMVLLTGVNMFSVRSFGEFEYWFSSIKVAAITVFLVVGLVFVLGLWPGAHADVGNLTQHHGFAPHGIGAILTAVIPAVGFFTGAEIAALAAAESKNPQRSVARATRSVVLRVLLFYVGSIFLVIAIVPWNDPSVAQGPYVATLQHIGISGAGNLMRVLILVAVLSSLNAGLYSASRIVFALTRNNDAPHSLTKLSKRGVPRRAILLATVLGYVSVIIAYVSPDAVFSFIVHSYGAVALFVYLLVALSQVRLRRRLEREDPGSLTLKMWCFPYLSWCTIAAMAVVIVAMAVLPATRSDFAASVLTLAVVLGAYGIRAYRSRRQARADAGPAETGPEPVSEPVLDTQK